In a genomic window of Struthio camelus isolate bStrCam1 chromosome 16, bStrCam1.hap1, whole genome shotgun sequence:
- the LOC138061136 gene encoding maestro heat-like repeat-containing protein family member 7, with translation MQSLLPDSMEWLQDACREVRVGSLMLLRNILSYLEQKGSNPIVLQLAEKLLPRFDDEDSRVRELSMLLFKDLLEIVVGKNKRNLKQHAQRSLVPLFLHMSDKVQRVAQASQEALVSAAQFLKWEELKQLARRAETWKIGECVLLRDRSRAEQHLRQSLPYLENPDASLREAAVRFIALQPLENDAEPLVRCLVSQTIMNLRVPRRTSRFHLGALCPWLPRAWARWHPPART, from the exons atgcagagcctgctcccagacagcatggagtggctgcaggatgcttgcagggaagtgcgtgtgggaagcctgatgctgctgagaaacatcctcagctacctggaacagaagggctccaacccgattgttctgcagctggccgagaagcttctgcctcgctttgatgac gaagacagcagagtgcgagagctctccatgctcctcttcaaagacctgctggagattgtggtggggaagaacaaacggaacctgaagcagcatgcacagaggagcctggtgccgctcttcctccacatgagtgacaaggtgcagagagtggcccag gcctctcaggaagccctggtgagcgctgcacagttcctcaagtgggaggagctcaagcagctggccagaagagcggagacatggaagatcggggagtgcgtg ctgctgagggacaggagcagagcggagcaacacctgcgccagagcctgccttacctggagaacccggacgcatccttgcgggaggcagctgtgaggttcattg ccctccagcccctggaaaatgatgcagaacctttagtccgttgcctggtgtcacagaccatcatgaacctgagggtgccaaggagaacatcaagattccacctcggagcactgtgtccctggctgccgagagcatgggcgaggtggcaccctcccgccaggacgtga